GCTCAAGCTCGCAAGCTGTGTCCACCGTTAAGCCATGACGCTCTGGAGGTAAGCGCGCAGCTGTTTGACGGCTTGGGTGTGGATCTGGCAGATGCGCGACTCGGTGAGCCCGAAGGCGGCGGCGATGTCGGCCAGCCGCAGGTTTTCGTAGTAGTACATGGCCAGCACCTTCTTTTGCA
The sequence above is drawn from the Verrucomicrobiota bacterium genome and encodes:
- a CDS encoding FliA/WhiG family RNA polymerase sigma factor, translating into QKKVLAMYYYENLRLADIAAAFGLTESRICQIHTQAVKQLRAYLQSVMA